A genomic region of Cloacibacillus sp. contains the following coding sequences:
- a CDS encoding EutN/CcmL family microcompartment protein, protein MYLARVIGTVVSTSKNAALIGMKLLIVERVNEYLECEGKCEVAVDSVGAGTGELVLVLEGSSARRVFSENAPVDKAIVGIVDTVEVG, encoded by the coding sequence ATGTATCTGGCAAGAGTTATCGGAACGGTCGTTTCCACCAGCAAAAACGCGGCTCTGATCGGAATGAAGCTGCTGATAGTTGAAAGGGTCAACGAATATCTCGAATGCGAAGGCAAATGCGAGGTGGCGGTGGACTCGGTCGGGGCCGGTACGGGCGAACTTGTGCTGGTCCTCGAGGGCAGCTCCGCGCGGCGCGTGTTCAGCGAAAACGCTCCCGTGGATAAGGCCATCGTCGGTATCGTCGACACTGTAGAGGTGGGCTAA
- a CDS encoding cob(I)yrinic acid a,c-diamide adenosyltransferase: MANLYTKTGDKGTTSLVGGSRVSKADGRVECYGTIDEAGSMLGLAYSQSKLDYVRETVHAIQGRLFALGAELASDEKGLEKLRDLIGEADIKFLENVVDRCTEVAGVQRSFVIPGVNPASAALHVARTIVRRAERAMTRCNEALQPGKRFFREEIIRYVNRLSDAVYALARYEETVAAECELRAKVEKMVKEELRTAVNNTDAPFTLENMKRMAAAAEKRAKEMGVPIVFAAVDMGGHPVLLHRMEDSLLASIDIALNKAYTAASLKMATHELGEVSQPGKFLYGVQNTNKNRIVIFGGGFPYKYDGRVVGAIGVSGGTVEEDMEIALCAMNYRIGGIDQ, from the coding sequence ATGGCGAACCTTTACACTAAGACGGGCGATAAGGGAACGACGAGCCTCGTCGGCGGCAGCCGCGTCAGCAAAGCGGACGGCCGGGTGGAATGCTACGGGACGATCGACGAGGCCGGTTCGATGCTGGGGCTGGCCTATTCCCAGAGCAAACTTGATTACGTGAGAGAGACCGTACACGCGATACAGGGACGCCTCTTTGCGCTTGGAGCGGAGCTCGCGAGCGATGAGAAGGGTTTGGAAAAACTCAGAGACCTGATCGGCGAGGCCGACATCAAGTTTCTCGAGAATGTTGTCGACAGGTGCACGGAAGTTGCCGGCGTACAGCGCTCTTTCGTTATCCCGGGAGTGAACCCCGCCTCGGCGGCGCTCCATGTGGCCCGCACCATCGTCAGACGCGCCGAGCGCGCGATGACGAGGTGCAATGAAGCGCTGCAGCCGGGAAAGAGATTCTTCCGCGAAGAGATCATACGTTACGTAAACCGCCTTTCGGACGCCGTCTACGCGCTTGCGCGCTATGAAGAGACCGTCGCGGCGGAGTGCGAGCTCCGCGCGAAGGTGGAAAAAATGGTAAAAGAAGAGCTGCGGACGGCGGTGAATAATACCGACGCGCCCTTCACTCTGGAAAATATGAAGCGTATGGCCGCGGCGGCGGAAAAAAGGGCGAAGGAGATGGGGGTACCCATCGTATTCGCCGCGGTGGATATGGGCGGCCATCCGGTGTTGCTGCACAGAATGGAAGACTCCCTGCTCGCCAGCATCGATATCGCGCTCAACAAGGCCTACACGGCGGCCTCCCTGAAAATGGCTACCCATGAGCTCGGCGAGGTATCGCAGCCCGGGAAGTTCCTCTACGGGGTGCAGAACACGAATAAAAACAGAATAGTCATCTTCGGCGGAGGGTTTCCTTATAAATACGACGGCCGCGTCGTCGGGGCCATCGGCGTTTCCGGCGGCACGGTTGAAGAAGATATGGAGATAGCGCTGTGCGCGATGAACTACAGAATTGGGGGTATTGACCAATGA
- a CDS encoding BMC domain-containing protein has product MSEALGMIETKGLVGAIEAADAMTKSANVVLIGYEKIGSGLVTVMVRGDVGAVKAAVDAGACAAEKVGEIISQHVIPRPHADVEKILPKAL; this is encoded by the coding sequence ATGAGTGAAGCACTGGGAATGATCGAAACAAAAGGACTGGTCGGCGCCATCGAGGCGGCCGACGCGATGACAAAATCGGCAAACGTCGTGCTCATCGGATATGAAAAGATAGGTTCGGGACTCGTGACCGTCATGGTCCGCGGCGACGTGGGCGCTGTCAAGGCGGCGGTGGACGCGGGCGCCTGCGCGGCGGAGAAGGTCGGAGAGATTATCTCCCAGCACGTCATTCCGCGTCCTCATGCGGACGTCGAGAAGATTCTTCCGAAGGCTCTTTAA
- a CDS encoding flavoprotein, translating into MREEKLLENAEEALVAEVVRRVVKKLISVQKKALVVYTGSLIGFVPALVSLQQLQQAGFTFDLFLSKSASKLLNVDTLRTVLAPGAFYQEEQLDCAPELLAALYYTVIVPALTVNTAAKIAACIADTPAARIISNSMMRGKNVVIARDGCCPENAERAAKGYNMTPALKAKLSANLETLRDFGAALCGCDTLAFKTIKLIEPQAPEAAPRASVEDFFSVKRVIGRREVVSLPAGSLLRVSKNALVTQLAYDAAFQRGVRIEKEV; encoded by the coding sequence GTGAGAGAAGAAAAACTGCTTGAAAACGCCGAAGAGGCTCTGGTCGCCGAGGTGGTGCGCCGGGTCGTGAAAAAGCTGATAAGCGTCCAGAAGAAGGCGCTCGTCGTTTACACCGGCTCGCTGATCGGGTTCGTCCCCGCGCTCGTCAGCCTGCAGCAGCTTCAGCAGGCGGGTTTCACCTTTGACCTTTTTCTCTCAAAGAGCGCATCGAAGCTGCTTAATGTGGATACGCTGCGCACAGTTCTGGCCCCTGGCGCGTTTTACCAGGAGGAGCAGCTGGACTGCGCGCCCGAATTGCTGGCCGCGCTCTATTACACGGTGATCGTGCCTGCGCTGACGGTGAACACGGCGGCGAAGATCGCCGCCTGTATTGCCGACACGCCGGCCGCGCGGATAATATCGAATTCCATGATGCGCGGCAAAAACGTCGTCATCGCCAGGGACGGCTGCTGTCCGGAAAACGCCGAGCGGGCCGCGAAGGGCTATAACATGACGCCGGCCCTTAAGGCTAAGCTCTCGGCCAACCTCGAAACACTGAGGGATTTTGGCGCGGCGCTCTGCGGCTGCGATACGCTGGCCTTCAAGACGATCAAGCTCATCGAACCGCAGGCTCCAGAGGCGGCTCCGCGGGCGAGTGTGGAAGACTTTTTCAGCGTAAAAAGGGTGATCGGCAGAAGAGAGGTCGTCTCGCTTCCCGCTGGTTCGCTGCTGAGGGTCTCAAAAAATGCGCTTGTGACGCAGCTTGCCTACGACGCGGCCTTCCAGCGCGGCGTCAGGATAGAAAAAGAGGTGTAG
- the eutJ gene encoding ethanolamine utilization protein EutJ: MAADLTIPNETLREFARLVEEEAVNPWKGELKVGVDLGTANILVSVTDSAGRPVAGVSTPSCVVRDGIVVDYVGAIRIVRSMKARLEEKLGVRLTKAACAIPPGISPGNTKAIGNVVEAADFELTAIIDEPTAAATVLGIKEGAVVDVGGGTTGISVIRNGEVVLTADEPTGGTHMTLVLAGFHRTTTEEAECLKKDPAQESSVFPVIKPVVEKMASIVAGAIRGHQVETIYVVGGACCFKEFEGIFEKRIGIPTVKPAAPLLVTPLGIAMNA, translated from the coding sequence ATGGCGGCGGACCTCACGATCCCCAATGAGACGCTGCGTGAATTTGCGCGTCTTGTGGAAGAGGAAGCGGTAAATCCGTGGAAGGGCGAGCTCAAGGTCGGAGTGGACCTTGGCACGGCGAACATCCTCGTATCCGTCACTGATTCCGCGGGCCGTCCGGTGGCCGGCGTCAGCACGCCGTCATGCGTAGTACGCGACGGCATCGTGGTTGATTACGTGGGAGCCATCCGGATCGTGCGCTCAATGAAGGCGAGACTTGAGGAGAAGCTCGGAGTCCGGCTGACCAAAGCGGCCTGCGCAATCCCTCCCGGGATATCACCGGGCAACACCAAGGCCATCGGCAACGTGGTGGAGGCGGCTGATTTCGAGCTTACGGCGATAATCGACGAACCGACGGCGGCCGCCACCGTGCTGGGAATAAAAGAGGGCGCGGTGGTGGACGTCGGCGGAGGCACGACGGGCATCAGCGTCATCCGGAATGGCGAGGTCGTGCTAACCGCCGACGAACCGACCGGCGGAACGCACATGACGCTGGTGCTCGCAGGCTTCCACCGGACGACGACCGAAGAGGCCGAATGCCTCAAGAAGGACCCCGCCCAGGAGTCCAGCGTATTTCCGGTCATCAAGCCCGTCGTCGAAAAGATGGCCTCGATCGTGGCGGGAGCCATAAGGGGACATCAGGTGGAGACGATCTATGTCGTCGGCGGAGCCTGCTGTTTTAAGGAATTTGAAGGAATTTTTGAAAAACGGATCGGCATCCCCACGGTGAAACCGGCGGCCCCGCTGCTGGTGACGCCGCTCGGGATAGCGATGAACGCATAA
- a CDS encoding phosphate propanoyltransferase, with translation MAAENAESRENLIKLVTRLVLEELAKGPGIPLGVSNRHIHLDRGDMDALFGKGCELTHKKDLGQPGQYASEETVTIRGPKGQIDKVRVLGPLRPETQVEISLSDGFTLGLRPPVRESGKIAGTPGIEIIGPRGSVMKDGSVIAALRHIHMSDKEAAFYGFKDKEIVDVEVGSPERSAVLHNVLLRVSDKYALEMHIDTDEANAVGAKNGDLVRIVGRARQ, from the coding sequence ATGGCAGCCGAGAACGCAGAAAGCAGAGAAAATCTGATAAAACTGGTCACGCGGCTGGTTTTGGAGGAACTTGCAAAGGGGCCGGGAATACCCTTGGGCGTCTCAAACCGCCACATACATCTTGACCGTGGGGATATGGACGCCCTCTTCGGCAAAGGCTGCGAGCTGACGCATAAAAAAGATCTCGGACAGCCGGGGCAGTATGCCTCGGAGGAGACCGTAACCATCAGGGGTCCGAAGGGGCAGATCGACAAAGTCCGCGTGCTCGGTCCTCTGCGCCCCGAGACGCAGGTCGAAATATCGCTTTCAGACGGTTTCACGCTGGGGCTCAGACCGCCGGTACGCGAATCGGGTAAAATCGCCGGTACGCCGGGGATCGAGATAATCGGCCCGCGCGGCTCCGTCATGAAAGATGGCAGCGTCATCGCCGCCCTTAGACATATCCATATGTCTGATAAGGAGGCCGCCTTTTACGGCTTTAAGGACAAAGAGATCGTGGACGTAGAGGTGGGTTCGCCGGAGCGTTCGGCGGTATTACACAACGTTCTGCTGCGCGTCAGCGACAAATACGCGCTGGAGATGCACATTGACACGGACGAGGCAAACGCCGTCGGCGCTAAAAACGGCGACCTTGTCAGGATAGTAGGGCGGGCCCGGCAGTGA
- a CDS encoding glycerol dehydratase reactivase beta/small subunit family protein has translation MYIEQERPTVKIFFREGPRSAALLRQIGFGLEEEGIPYEAVADSSEDEACGLAWNAARASQMEVGIGIDVGTVALHYAKLDRERPLFKTAAASDGEEIRVIGTNAGRLVKKLPLKITESIADKVVK, from the coding sequence ATGTACATCGAGCAGGAGCGTCCCACGGTGAAGATATTCTTCCGCGAAGGGCCGCGCAGCGCCGCTCTGCTCCGTCAGATAGGCTTTGGCCTTGAAGAGGAGGGGATACCCTACGAGGCGGTCGCCGATTCTTCGGAAGATGAGGCCTGCGGCCTTGCCTGGAACGCGGCGCGCGCATCGCAGATGGAGGTCGGCATCGGCATAGACGTCGGAACTGTGGCTCTGCACTATGCGAAACTTGATAGGGAGAGGCCGCTCTTTAAGACCGCTGCCGCTTCCGACGGCGAAGAGATTCGTGTAATCGGAACGAACGCGGGACGGCTTGTGAAAAAGCTTCCGCTGAAAATTACGGAAAGCATTGCAGATAAGGTGGTGAAGTAA
- a CDS encoding diol dehydratase reactivase subunit alpha, which produces MKIVAGIDIGNATTETALAKIADGKAEFLGGATVPTTGIKGTRQNINGVFHSLTCALEEAGVSIEDLTEVRLNEAAPVIGDVAMETITETIITESTMIGHNPATPGGLGVGKGITVNIEELISKSASEDTYIAVIPASVDFEYAAKALNDYRRRGGRISAAIAQRDDGVLINNRLETKMPIVDEVGLIDKVPLGMPAAVEVAATGGVVEVLSNPYGIATLFDLTPDETRQVVPIARALIGNRSAVVIKTPEGDVKERRIPAGFIEITGGGKTVKVDVDDGAEKIMNGVRAIPVVEDVRGEPGTNAGGMLEKVRLVMANLTGQHTREIKIQDLLAVDTFTPQRVRGGLANEFSQENAVGIAAMVKADRLQMEAIAREFSEKIGVPVRVGGVEADMAILGALTTPGSSKPLAILDMGAGSTDASIISKEGVIHSIHLAGAGNMVTLLIQSEMGLDSFETAEDVKKYSLAKVESLFHIRHENGTAEFFNESLPPHIFAKVVILKNGEMLPLEGEQSIEKIRLIRRQAKEKVFVTNALRALEKVSPTGNVRDIQFVVLVGGSALDFEVPQLVTDALSQYRVVAGRGNIRGCCGPRNAVATGLVLSAAQEG; this is translated from the coding sequence ATGAAAATAGTCGCAGGTATAGACATCGGCAACGCAACGACAGAGACGGCGTTAGCAAAGATAGCGGATGGAAAGGCAGAGTTCCTCGGCGGCGCGACAGTGCCGACGACCGGTATTAAGGGTACCCGCCAGAACATCAACGGCGTCTTTCATTCTCTGACCTGCGCTTTGGAAGAGGCCGGTGTTTCCATAGAGGATCTGACAGAGGTACGCCTCAACGAGGCGGCGCCTGTCATAGGGGATGTCGCGATGGAGACGATCACCGAAACGATCATCACGGAATCGACGATGATCGGACACAACCCCGCGACGCCGGGAGGCCTCGGCGTGGGGAAGGGGATCACCGTAAATATAGAGGAACTCATTTCCAAGAGCGCCTCGGAGGATACTTATATAGCGGTCATCCCGGCGTCGGTCGATTTTGAATACGCGGCGAAGGCGCTCAACGACTACCGCCGCCGCGGAGGCAGGATCAGCGCCGCGATCGCGCAGCGTGACGACGGAGTGCTGATAAACAACCGCCTTGAGACGAAGATGCCTATTGTCGACGAGGTTGGGCTGATAGACAAGGTCCCCCTCGGTATGCCCGCGGCGGTGGAGGTGGCGGCCACCGGCGGCGTCGTAGAGGTATTATCCAACCCATATGGGATCGCGACGCTCTTCGACCTCACTCCCGACGAGACGCGGCAGGTCGTCCCGATCGCCCGCGCCCTCATCGGCAACCGCTCAGCGGTGGTCATCAAAACGCCGGAGGGCGATGTAAAAGAGCGCCGTATCCCCGCCGGATTCATCGAGATCACCGGCGGCGGCAAGACCGTCAAGGTCGACGTGGACGACGGAGCCGAAAAGATCATGAATGGAGTCCGCGCGATACCCGTGGTGGAGGATGTACGCGGAGAGCCGGGAACGAACGCCGGCGGCATGCTTGAGAAGGTGCGCCTCGTAATGGCGAACCTTACCGGGCAGCACACTCGCGAGATCAAGATACAGGACCTCCTCGCCGTCGATACCTTTACGCCGCAGAGGGTGCGCGGCGGCCTTGCTAATGAATTTTCGCAGGAAAACGCCGTCGGCATCGCGGCGATGGTCAAGGCCGACCGTCTGCAGATGGAGGCGATCGCCCGCGAGTTCTCCGAGAAGATCGGCGTACCCGTGAGGGTCGGCGGCGTTGAGGCCGATATGGCGATTCTCGGCGCTTTGACCACCCCCGGGTCGTCGAAGCCCCTGGCGATACTCGACATGGGGGCCGGTTCGACGGACGCCTCGATAATCAGCAAAGAGGGCGTGATACATTCGATACACCTCGCGGGCGCCGGCAACATGGTAACGCTTCTGATCCAGTCCGAGATGGGGCTTGACAGCTTCGAAACGGCGGAGGACGTAAAGAAATATTCTCTTGCGAAGGTCGAGAGCCTCTTCCACATCCGCCATGAAAATGGCACGGCCGAATTTTTCAACGAATCGCTGCCGCCGCACATCTTCGCGAAGGTCGTCATTCTCAAGAACGGCGAAATGCTGCCGCTAGAGGGTGAACAGTCGATAGAGAAGATCCGCCTCATTCGCCGCCAGGCTAAAGAGAAGGTATTTGTGACTAACGCCCTGCGCGCGCTGGAAAAGGTCAGTCCGACCGGAAACGTGCGCGACATCCAGTTCGTCGTGCTTGTTGGCGGCTCGGCGCTTGACTTCGAGGTGCCGCAGCTCGTCACCGACGCGCTCTCTCAATACCGGGTAGTCGCGGGGCGCGGAAACATCCGCGGCTGCTGCGGACCGCGCAACGCTGTCGCCACGGGGCTGGTTCTCTCCGCGGCGCAGGAGGGGTAG
- the pduB gene encoding propanediol utilization microcompartment protein PduB, which produces MKDELVNKIMDELTKKLGNIETAKPETAAKAVEDCCCEAGCGLTEFVGTAIGHTIGLVIANVDHQMHEKMGIDKKFRSIGILGGRTGAGPHIFAADEAVKATNSEILKIELPRDTEGGAGHGSLIIFGAEDVSDVRRAVEVALRELDRTFGDVYGNNAGHLEFQYTARASYALNKAFGAPIGKAFGITVGAPAAIGVLLGDTAVKAATVDVIGYSSPANGGTSFSNEVILTFSGDSGAVKQAIIAAREVGKQVLVTLDPATELKSTTQPYII; this is translated from the coding sequence ATGAAAGACGAACTGGTCAACAAGATCATGGACGAACTTACGAAAAAGCTCGGAAATATTGAGACGGCCAAACCGGAAACCGCGGCCAAAGCGGTTGAGGACTGCTGCTGCGAAGCCGGATGCGGCCTCACGGAATTTGTAGGCACGGCGATCGGCCACACGATCGGCCTAGTGATCGCCAACGTGGACCACCAGATGCACGAGAAGATGGGCATCGACAAGAAGTTTCGTTCGATCGGCATCCTCGGCGGCCGTACCGGAGCCGGGCCGCATATCTTCGCGGCCGACGAGGCGGTTAAGGCTACGAACAGCGAAATACTTAAGATTGAACTCCCCCGCGATACAGAGGGCGGGGCCGGTCACGGCTCCCTCATTATTTTCGGAGCCGAAGATGTTTCTGATGTGAGAAGAGCGGTAGAGGTTGCCCTCAGAGAGCTTGACCGCACCTTTGGCGACGTCTACGGCAACAACGCCGGACACCTTGAGTTCCAGTATACGGCGCGCGCGAGCTACGCCCTCAACAAGGCCTTCGGCGCTCCGATAGGTAAGGCCTTCGGCATTACCGTCGGTGCTCCCGCGGCGATCGGCGTCCTTCTCGGCGATACGGCCGTCAAGGCTGCGACGGTAGACGTCATCGGATACTCTTCACCGGCAAACGGCGGGACGAGCTTCTCTAACGAAGTCATTCTCACCTTCAGCGGCGATTCCGGCGCCGTCAAGCAGGCGATCATCGCCGCCCGCGAAGTAGGCAAGCAGGTACTGGTCACTCTGGACCCCGCGACGGAGCTCAAATCAACTACCCAGCCCTATATCATCTAA
- a CDS encoding propanediol/glycerol family dehydratase large subunit — protein MKSKRFEALAARPVNKDGFVQEWPEVGLIAMNSPFDPKPSIKIENGVVTELDGKSRAEFDMLDTFIADHAIRLDGAERVMAMDSLEIARKLIDINVSRKEILDMTLCITPAKLVDVVNKLTIVEIMMAMTKMRARKMPSNQCHVTNVKDNPIQIAADAAEAAIRGFDEMETTVGIARYAPFNAMSLLIGAQTGRQGILTQCALEEATELQLGMRGFTTYAETISVYGTEPVFMDGDDTPYSKAFLASCYASRGLKMRFTSGTGSEVQMGYAEGKSMLYLEARCLAITKGAGVQGTQNGSVSCIGVPAGVPGGIRAVAAENLIAMLLDLECTSSNDQTFTHSDLRRVARSVPQFFSGTDFVCSGYSATPNYDNMFAGSNWDAEDFDDWNIIQRDMRIDGGLQPVKEDDVIRIRNKAARALQGVFRELGLPAITDEEVEAATYANGSKDMPDRNVNEDLKAIEEMMARKVTGIDFVKALEKAGFPDVADGVFGMLKQRVAGDYLHTSAILDENFHVISAVNEPNDYHGPMTGYQISEERWDEIKNISQAIRPEDI, from the coding sequence ATGAAATCAAAACGCTTTGAAGCCCTTGCGGCGCGTCCTGTAAATAAAGACGGATTTGTACAGGAGTGGCCGGAAGTCGGATTGATCGCCATGAACAGCCCCTTTGACCCGAAGCCGAGTATCAAGATAGAGAACGGCGTGGTCACGGAGCTGGACGGAAAATCAAGAGCGGAGTTCGACATGCTCGACACCTTTATCGCCGACCACGCGATCCGGCTCGACGGCGCCGAGCGCGTGATGGCGATGGATTCGCTTGAAATAGCCAGAAAACTGATAGATATAAACGTCTCCCGCAAAGAGATACTCGACATGACCCTTTGTATTACGCCCGCGAAGCTCGTCGACGTCGTCAACAAACTGACCATCGTGGAGATCATGATGGCGATGACGAAGATGCGCGCCCGCAAAATGCCGAGCAACCAGTGCCATGTGACGAATGTCAAAGACAACCCGATACAGATCGCAGCCGACGCCGCTGAGGCGGCTATCCGCGGATTCGACGAGATGGAGACGACGGTCGGTATCGCCAGATACGCCCCCTTCAACGCGATGTCGTTGCTCATCGGCGCCCAGACCGGACGCCAGGGGATACTTACCCAGTGCGCGCTGGAAGAGGCCACGGAGCTTCAGCTCGGTATGCGCGGCTTTACGACGTACGCTGAGACGATCTCCGTCTACGGTACGGAACCCGTCTTTATGGACGGCGACGACACCCCCTATTCGAAGGCCTTCCTGGCCTCCTGCTACGCCTCGCGCGGGCTCAAGATGCGCTTCACCTCGGGTACCGGATCAGAGGTACAGATGGGATACGCCGAGGGCAAGTCAATGCTTTACCTTGAGGCACGCTGTCTCGCGATCACCAAGGGCGCAGGCGTGCAGGGGACCCAGAATGGCTCCGTTTCCTGCATCGGCGTTCCCGCCGGTGTGCCGGGAGGCATCCGCGCGGTAGCCGCGGAGAACCTCATCGCGATGCTGCTCGACCTCGAGTGCACCTCGTCGAACGACCAGACCTTCACACATTCGGACCTCCGCCGCGTCGCCCGCTCGGTTCCGCAGTTCTTCTCCGGCACGGACTTCGTCTGCTCCGGCTACAGCGCGACGCCGAACTACGACAATATGTTCGCCGGTTCGAACTGGGACGCCGAGGACTTCGACGACTGGAACATCATCCAGCGCGACATGAGGATCGACGGCGGACTCCAGCCCGTTAAGGAAGACGACGTTATCCGTATCCGCAACAAGGCCGCCCGCGCCCTGCAGGGAGTGTTCCGCGAACTCGGACTCCCCGCGATCACCGACGAAGAGGTCGAGGCCGCGACATACGCCAACGGAAGCAAGGACATGCCGGACCGCAATGTCAACGAAGACCTCAAGGCTATCGAAGAGATGATGGCGCGCAAGGTCACTGGTATCGACTTTGTTAAGGCTCTTGAAAAGGCTGGCTTCCCGGACGTCGCCGACGGCGTGTTCGGAATGCTCAAACAGCGTGTCGCAGGCGACTATCTCCACACCTCCGCGATTCTTGACGAAAACTTCCACGTCATAAGCGCAGTCAATGAACCTAACGATTACCACGGCCCGATGACCGGATACCAGATCTCGGAGGAACGCTGGGACGAGATCAAAAATATCAGCCAGGCAATTAGGCCAGAAGATATCTAA
- the pduA gene encoding propanediol utilization microcompartment protein PduA, whose protein sequence is MQKEALGMVETRGLVGAIEAADAMVKSANVSLVGYEKIGSGLVTVMVRGDVGAVKAAVDAGACAAEKVGEIVSQHVIPRPHTDVEKILPAQE, encoded by the coding sequence ATGCAGAAAGAAGCTCTTGGTATGGTTGAAACCCGCGGGCTCGTTGGCGCCATCGAAGCGGCGGACGCGATGGTGAAATCCGCGAACGTATCCCTGGTCGGATACGAAAAGATCGGCTCCGGCCTTGTAACGGTGATGGTCAGAGGTGACGTGGGCGCGGTGAAGGCCGCGGTGGACGCTGGCGCATGCGCGGCGGAGAAGGTCGGAGAGATTGTATCCCAGCATGTCATTCCGCGCCCTCACACGGATGTGGAAAAGATCCTTCCCGCGCAGGAATAG
- a CDS encoding propanediol/glycerol family dehydratase medium subunit, which produces MTFDEKVLRSFIEEVIAEVTAQEEKKAAVENKPVISDEVSKLELRETGEAPKGLASDEVVVGLAPAFGVYQTKTILGIPHDKVLREILAGIEEEGMKWRVIKVYRTSDVSFIAHDAAEYSGSGIGIGIQSKGTTVIHQKNLPPLSNLELFSQAPLIDLATYRQIGKNAAKYAKGEAPTPVPVRNDQMARPAYQAIAALLHIKETEHVDNNKKPQSVAVSFK; this is translated from the coding sequence ATGACTTTTGACGAAAAGGTACTGCGCTCCTTTATAGAAGAGGTAATTGCCGAAGTTACGGCACAGGAAGAGAAAAAGGCGGCTGTTGAAAATAAGCCCGTTATCAGCGACGAGGTAAGCAAACTGGAGCTCCGCGAGACGGGCGAAGCGCCGAAGGGGCTAGCCTCCGATGAAGTTGTCGTCGGTCTGGCTCCCGCGTTCGGAGTCTACCAGACGAAGACTATCCTTGGCATCCCCCATGACAAGGTGCTGCGCGAGATACTCGCTGGCATCGAGGAAGAGGGGATGAAGTGGCGTGTGATCAAAGTCTACCGCACATCGGACGTCTCCTTCATCGCCCATGACGCTGCCGAGTACAGCGGCTCCGGCATCGGTATCGGCATCCAGTCGAAGGGGACTACCGTCATCCATCAGAAAAACCTTCCTCCGCTCAGCAACCTTGAGCTCTTCTCTCAGGCTCCGCTTATCGACCTCGCGACCTATCGCCAGATAGGTAAAAACGCCGCGAAGTATGCGAAGGGCGAGGCGCCGACTCCTGTTCCCGTAAGAAACGACCAGATGGCGCGCCCAGCCTACCAGGCTATCGCCGCCCTTCTCCATATCAAGGAGACGGAGCACGTCGATAACAACAAGAAGCCGCAGAGCGTTGCTGTTTCGTTTAAGTAA
- a CDS encoding diol dehydratase small subunit: MDQELMMKLIVEKVMEAMKAEGQPAAAVSFGGKMTAANYPLSEKSADKLQSPTGKKFTEMTKGGLLAGNISSDDMRISPETLEMQAQVAESVGRGAFANNMRRAAELIAVGDDRLLEIYNALRPYRSTKAELLAIAEELETKYNAKISGGLVREAAAVYEARGRLKKD; this comes from the coding sequence ATGGATCAGGAACTTATGATGAAACTGATAGTTGAGAAGGTCATGGAGGCCATGAAGGCCGAGGGGCAGCCTGCGGCTGCCGTCTCCTTCGGAGGCAAAATGACCGCCGCGAATTATCCGCTCAGTGAGAAATCCGCGGATAAGCTTCAGAGCCCGACAGGCAAGAAATTCACCGAAATGACGAAGGGCGGGCTGCTTGCCGGAAACATCTCTTCGGACGATATGCGCATCTCCCCCGAGACCCTTGAGATGCAGGCCCAGGTTGCCGAATCCGTAGGCCGCGGGGCATTTGCGAACAACATGCGCCGTGCCGCGGAACTCATCGCAGTCGGAGACGACCGGCTTCTCGAAATATACAACGCGCTCCGTCCCTACCGTTCGACGAAGGCGGAGCTGCTTGCTATCGCCGAGGAACTTGAGACGAAATACAACGCGAAGATATCCGGCGGACTTGTGAGAGAGGCCGCCGCGGTCTACGAGGCAAGAGGACGTCTCAAGAAGGATTAA